The Candidatus Dormiibacterota bacterium sequence GAACGAGCAGTTTCTGGCCTCACGTGTCCGATGGCCCGCGCACCTGCCGCTCGGCCGCCAGACATTGCTCTGCGACGCCCAGACCTCCGGCGGGCTGCTGATCGCCATCGCCGCGAAGGATGTCGAGCCGCTGCTCGCGGCACTTCAGGCCAAGCGGGTATTGGGTGCCGTGGTCGGCGAGCTGACCGAGGGGGACGCCGGCTCGATCGTGGTCGTCTGAGCGGGGCATTCCGAGGACTGGCTCGCAACAGCCTCGTCACGGTTTCGCACGCCAATATGCCATGGCCCCGGTCGCGCGTATTAAAGGGTAATGATGGGTGAGCTCAGGGTGAAGTGGCGGCCGCGTGTCGATCTCGGCAGCGCCCATAATGGCACCCAATGCGCGCACCGGGCAAGGCGGCGTCCGACGACGATCGCCCCCTCATCGAACGGGTCCGGAGAGGGGACCAGGACGCCGCCCGAAGCCTCTATGAGCGCTACTTCGACCGCATCTACAACTATGTTTACGCACGCCTCGGGCGCGCGGAGGACGCGGAGGATCTGGCAATCGAGACCATGACAAAAAGCCTGACTCGCCTCGATCTATTCCAAGACGAGGGCGTCGCCTTCTCTTCCTGGGTGTACCGGATCGCGCACAACGCCACCATCGATCACTACCGCCGGCAGGGGAAGATGTCGCTCGTTTCCCTCGAGCAGGCGCCGCCCCTAGAATCGGCGGACCCGTCCGAGCTGGCGGTCGAGCAACTGTCGAACGATGACCTGCACGTCGCGATCCGCGACCTGACCGATGAGCAGCAACAGGTCCTGATCCTTCGGTTCTTCCAGGACCTGACCGCCAATCAAGTCGCCGCCATCATGGGCAAATCGGTCGGCGCCGTGCAGGCCTTACAGCACCGGGCGTTGGGTTCGCTCGAGCGTGCCCTGCAGGGGAGGACCGCCAAGTGACGCCCGAAGTCCAGCGGTTGGAGCGGCTGGCGGAACGGCTGCGCGCCGTCGATCCCTTCGTGGCCCCGCCGAGCGCCAAGATTCGGGGCTGGAACCTGGTGTTGGCGGCGGTCGAGCAGTCGACCGCCGCACGATCACGCGCTCACCCATTCCGGCGCCTGGTGGTTGGGGTGCTCGCCGCCGCCGTACTGCTGGTGGCCGGTGCCCTCGCGGCATCCGCCGATAGCCTCCCGGATTCGCCCATCTACCCGCTGAAAGGCGTGCTCGAGAATGTGCGGGGCGGATTGATCTTCAGTCCCTCAGACAGACTCCCCTACCACCTCGACCTTGCCCGAACCCGCTTGACCGAGTCGGAAGCGATGATCGCGCGTCACCGGTTGGATCTGGCCAGCCGGGCGCTCAGCGCATTAGACAGCCAGCTCTACGACGCCGCGCTCGTGGTCAAGGCGGAGAAGCAAAGCGACCCGCCGGCCGGGGCCGCCATGGAGCGCCGCCTGCGCCAGGCGATCGCCACGCATGACGCCCAGCTTGCCAGCCTGCTGGGCCAGGTGACCGACCCCAGCGCTGTGACCGCCATTACGAAAGCGCGCGAGGACGCCGCTCGGGCCCTTCAGGTCGCCGCCACCCCCGCCACCCCCGGCTCGTCGATCAGCCCGGGCAACCCCAGCGCTGCGCCCACCGCCACGAGCCCAACGAGCGTCCCGACGACCTTGCCCCACATAACCGGGACCCCATAGCCGACCGGCTGACCCGGGCGCCCGGTAGCATGGCTGCCGGAATGCCGCGAGCTCGCAATGCCTGGGCAGCCGGAACAATCGCACTGCTGATGGTGGCCGTCGATCAGGCCAGCAAGGCATGGGCTCAGGCGTCGCTTCAGCCCGAGCACGAGCTCACGGTGATCCCCGGTTGGCTGTGGTTCAAACTGACCGGCAACTCGGGCGCCAGCCTTGGCCTCCTCCGTGGTCATAACCTGCTCTTTGTCGTGGCATCCACCCTGGTGATCATTGCCGTCGCCGCCATCGTGCTGCGCGGCGCACCTGGCGTGCTCGGCGCCGCCGCCCTCGGCGCGGTGGCCGGCGGAGCCACCAGCAATCTCATCGACCGCCTGCGCCTGGGGAGCGTCGTCGACTTTATCGAGGTGCACCTCTGGCCGACCAACTTCAACCTGGCGGATACCGCGATCCGCCTGGGCGTCGTCGTCTTCATCCTGACGCTGCTCCTCGACCGGCGCTGGCGCTCGCCAGCCGGTGGCGGCCGCAACCCTACCGGTTAGTTGCCGGCCGCGACCTTCATGTCCCGGTTGTAGGCGTCGATCAGCGGCTGGAAGAGTGCTGTGCTCGCGGTGTCAACGGATGTCCAGTCGTACTTATCCAGCACGGCGGCGTCGGCTTCGAGTGCGGCCGCGGCCTTTTGAGCCCCCGCGGCGTCGTTCGCATCGGCCGCCGCAACCAGCGCTTGGAGGTCAGTCAGCACCTGCTGGATCGACTTGAGGGCGGGTCCGAGCTCGGCTGGGACGGCTGGCGGCTGGGCTAATGTAATCGCCTTCTGCATGTTGGCGCCGGTGCCTGGCAACTGCGCCTTCACCCCGGCCAGATCGTTCGCGGTCCCCGCCTGCCCAATCGCATCAAAGCCGGCCATCGCATCGAGGAAGGGGTCGAGGAAGGCGAACTCCTTCCTATAAAGATCGATGCCCTGCTGGGCCGAGTTCAGTGCCGACAATGCGGCCTCGACCCGCTGACGATGCCGGTCGAGCGTACCCTGCTCGGGCAGCGTCAGCAGAGAACTCTTCAGGTCAGGGCGAACCTGCTGCAAGGCGGTGCGATCGCTTAAGACCAGTGCTTGCCATTTCGCGACCTTGTCCTTATCGGTCGCCAGCGCGGCCTTGACCGTCGGGATGGTGACGTTGGCGGATTTGAGATCGATGCCTTTGAACGGATCGTTGTTGAAGCTGTCGACCATATCGTTGTTGTGGCTGACCGCAGTGTGCAAGGCAGTGTCGGCCCGCGCAACCGGGCCGCCTGCCGCCGCGGCCCCGCCGAGAACGTAACCGATGATCAACAGGAAGACCAGCGCAATCCCTCCGATGATCAGCCAGCGGCGCCCCGATCCCCGACGCGCGACGTCGGGCGCGGGGGGCGGAGGCTCCTCCGCGGCGATGGCTGGCGTCGACTCGATGTGTGGTCCGTCTGACTCTGTCACGTGTACCCTCCCAGGCCGCAAACCGGCCATTCCCGAAGTCAGACTTACGCAAAACTCATGAGGTGTCAAGAGCCACTCAGCGCGATGATCTTGCCAGCCTCTGGACCGCCGGTTAGGCTTGAAGACAGGAGGAAGCAGCCAGAGTGGATCGCCTGCCTGCGCCGGCCCGGGAGTCGGACCCGGTCGTCCAGACGAGCCATGTCCGCGAGATGGCGGCCAACCTGCTGCTCGGTCGCGCGCTGCAGATGCTCGAGGCCGCAAGCGGCATGGTCGTGTTCTGGGACGCGGATGGCCGGTGGAACCGGGACAGCTTTGCCCTACCCGGACGGCCCGACCGCCTGGAGGAGCTCGCGCCGGTGCTCGAGGCCCTGCTCGAGTGGACGCTCTACACGGAAAAACCGGTCGTGATCCACGACCTGCGACAGAGTCGGTGGTCCCGGCACCTGCTGCATGGCGCCGATCCCCCTGCGGGGGCGGCGGTCGCGACGCCGATGGCGCAGCGCGGCGCGATCTGGGGGGCGGTCGCCATCTACCGGGCCGAGCCGCTCACTGCGGGGATGGACCTGCTCGGGCAGCTCGCCCAAGTGGCAACCGAGCCACTCAGCTCGCTGGGCTCCGCACGGCCGGAAGGCGTCGCTTGACGCGGGTGTCGTATGGGGCCCCGCTCCGGCGTGAAAAAGCGGGGAGACAGTTTAGGCGCTCCGTATCATGAGCCCCGATGCGCGCTGACGAATCCGCACGACGGCTCGCGGCGCTGCGAGGTCGACTGGTCGATCTCGAGCTCGACGGACTGGTGGTAACCGGCCCTGAGAATATCCGCTATCTCTCCGGGTTCAGCGGCAGCCTGGGGTACCTGGTGATCGGCACCAGCGCGGCAGAAATCCTGGGCGACAGCCGCTACTGGCTGCAGATGGAAGCCGAGGCCCCTGGATTCACCCTCGTGCGATCGGGCCCTTCACACGGCCTCTGGGCGTTGGTCTCTGAGCGGCTCAAGGCACTGGGCCTGTGCCGCGTCGGCTTCGAGTCGCAGCAGACCACGGTTGATCAACATCAGCGACTCGTGGCAGCCCTACCGCCGGAGCTGACGCTGATCCCCACAACCGGGCTGGTGGAAGAGCTCCGCATCATCAAGAGTGCCGAGGAGGTCGCGCTGCTTCGCGCCGTCGCCGCGATCGCCGGCCGCGCCTTCGATCGGGTTCGCTCCGCCATTCGCCCGGGGTTGCGCGAACGGGATGTCGCGTTCCTGCTGGAGCAGACCTTCCGCGAGCTGGGGGCCGAGGGTGCAGCCTTCGAGACGATCGTGGCAGCCGGGGAACGGGGTGCGCTGCCGCACGGCCGCGCCTCCGACCGGGTGCTCGAGCGCGGCGACATGGTGGTGGTCGACTTCGGCGCGACCGGCGCCGGCTACCACAGCGACACCACCCGGACGATCGTGATAGGTGAGCCCAGCAGCGAGCAAGCCCGCGTGATCGAGGCGGTGCGCACTGCGCAGCTCGCATCGATGGCCCTCATGAAACCGGGTGTGACCGCGGACGTTATCGACCGCCGGGCCCACGAGGTGCTCGCCGCTGAGGCGCACGCCTTCGGCCACGGCCTGGGCCATGGGATCGGATTGCAGGTGCACGAACGGCCCTTCCTGTCGCCCACCGATCACACCGCCCTGCGTGCTGGCATGGTCATCACCAACGAGCCGGGCATCTACATTCCGGACTGGGGTGGCGTTCGTCTCGAGGAAATGGTGCTCGTCACCGATACCGAACCGGAGGTGCTGACGTCGGCCTCCTGGGAGATCGGCGTCGGATGACGCCGGCCGAGGCCCTTCGAGAAAAGCTCGCGGTCTCCGTATTTCCTGACGATCTCTTCGGTGAGAACTGCTATCTGATCCGGCGCCGCGACACCACCTCGGCGCTGGCCGTCGATCCGGGGCTGCAGGTCGACCGCGTCCTTGAGTGGCTTCGTCAGGAGGGACTAACGCTGGAGCAGATCCTGGTGACCCACGGGCATATCGACCACGTCGGCGGTGTGCCCGCCTTGCATAAGGAAACGGGTGCGCCGATCGCCATGCACCCGGACGATCTCGCCATTCTCGATTGGGAGCGGTTCGCTCAAATGCCCTTTGTGCCCGCCGGCTTTGGGCGATTTTCCGTCGACACCAGGCTCGCCCACGATGCGACGCTGATGTTCCAGGACATCAGTCTGCGAGTCCTGCACACGCCGGGCCACACGCAGGGTTCGGTCTGCTTTCTCTTCGGGTTGGACTGCTTTGCGGGCGACACCCTGTTTCAGCGTGGCATCGGCCGGACCGACCTGCCGGGCGGCGATACGCAGAAAATCGTCTTCAGCATCCGCAATGTGCTCTACCGCCTGCCACCGAAGACCGTCGTCTACCCCGGGCATGGACCCAGCACGACGATCGAAGAAGAAATGTTGTTGAACCCCTTCGTCCCGGCCCATCGCTGAATGCGGATCGCCTCGCTGCTGCCCAGCGCCACCGAAATCGTCTGTTCGCTCGGCCTCGAGGACGAGTTGGTGGCTGTCACGCACGAGTGCGATTTCCCGGAGTCGGTCCGGACCAAGCCGGTGCTGACAAGGAGTGTGCTCTCCGCCGCGAGCACCGGAGCGGAGGTGGATCATCACATTCGAGAGCTCGTCCACCAGGGGAGCAGCATCTACGCGCTCGACGCCGACCTGCTGGCGGCGCTCCACCCCGATCTGATCCTGACGCAGGAATTGTGCGAGGTCTGCGCCGTCTCCTACCCAATCGTGGAACGGGCCGCGCGCCGGCTGGGGTCGTCGCCCCAGCTCGTCTCGCTCGAGCCGGAGAGCCTCGAGGACGTCTTCCAGAACATCCTCTTCGTCGGCCGCCTGGTCGGCCGGCCTGATGCCGCGGAGGACGTCTGCGATGCTCTTCGCCGGCGCGTTGCGAGCGTCGAGCAGCGTGTCGCCGGACGGCGTGCGCGAAGGGTGGTCTGCCTCGAGTGGGTCGACCCACCCTTCAACTGTGGTCACTGGACACCGGAGCTCGTCACCATCGCGGGCGGCGACGAGCGGCTGGGGGTTGCGCGCCAACCTGCGTACCCGCTCCGTTGGGAGGAGGTGATGAAAGCCGATCCCGAGGTCGTGGTCGTCATGGCGTGCGGCTTCTCCCTCGAGCGCAGCCTGCGCGAGGTCGAGGCAGCACGCGGCTGCTTCGATGCGCTCCGGGCGGAGACGTGGGTGGTCGACGGCAACGCCTTCTTCAGCCGACCCGGTCCCCGCCTGGTCGAGAGCGTGGAGATCATGGCGGGAATTCTTCATCCCGACGCCGTGGATCCGCCGCCGTCCTCGACGGCCCGGCCGCTCGAGCGCGTCAGCGACCGAGCCCTCTAGCCGCCGAACGCGAAGCGGAAGAACGCGGCCGCGATCAGGATCAGCAGGATCGCGCCGCCGACCAGCAGCAGCAGCGCCGCCAGCGTGAACCCGATCGCCCGGCCGAACGCGAGCCGCAGCTCGTCCTCGGCGGCGCGATCGTCGCCGGCATCACTCATCGGGGTGACAATCTCGCCGCCCTTTCCACGCCGGGGGCGGCTGCTGCGGCAGCGGGAAACGGACCACGCGGCGGACCCAGATCGGACAGCGTCCAGCCGTCGACGGTCGCCAGCCCCGTTTCGAGCTGCTGTACGAGGGCGGCCGACGGCGCACGCCGGTCGTAGACGCCAATCTTCTCCGACCGCAGCCGCCGCGTCTGCGCTGCGCGGTCGTCGAGCCACCAGGTCGCGCTGACGTCGAGGACATGGCCGGTGCGTTCCCGGTAGCTGATGGTGAGGACCGCCTGGCCACCCAGACGGCGCGCAAAGCGAAGCTCCCAGCTGCCCTTTCCCCGGCGGTAGCGGTCGATCAGCAGGTCGTGCTCGCGGGCAAACGACTCGACCGCCGGGGCCACCACCCGGAAGGCGTCGACGATTTGCGTCGGGATCGGCGAGATCCGGGCCAGGGGTGCCACGGTCCGAATTCTAGGCGAGGGTTGCTCGAGTTTCGCCTGTAGAGTGGATGCCAGTGGACCGGCAGCCGACCGATGTTGCCGACAAGATCCTGGCGTCGGCCCGAACGATCGCCGTGGTCGGCCTCAGTCCGGACACGCGGCGCCCGAGCCACGGCGTCGCGCGCTACTTGCAACGAGCAGGCTATCGCATCATTCCGGTGAATCCCCACGTCGATGAAGTGCTCGGTGAGCGCGCCTACGCGAGTCTGCGGCAGATCCCGGAAGCGGTCGACGTGGTCGAGATCTTTCGACGGTCGGAGTTCGTCGGACCGATCGTTGACGACGCCATTGCCATCAAGGCGAGCGCGGTCTGGCTGCAGGACGGCGTCGTCGACGAGGACGCCGCCGCGCGGGCGCGCGCCAGCGGTCTCGACGTGGTCATGGACGATTGCATGTTGCGCCGCCACGCGCAGCGCCACCAGCACTGAGAGAACGTCACGCTAGGGGCGATGCGCCCGCAGCCGCGCTTCGGCGATCTCCTCGGCGGCACGACGGTTCGAGACGCCCTCCCGCCTTGCCCGCTCGAGGAGCTCGCGCGTGGTGCTGCGGAGCTGGCGGCTGGTGACCGTGAAGATCGAATCGAGGTTTGGCTCCAGGCGTTTTTCCAGCAGGCCGCAGAAGAGAAACGCGGCGGCGGCGTTGGCGACGAAGTCCGGCAGGATCGTGATGCCGCGACGTTCCAGTTGCGCCTCAGCGTCGGCCGTGACCGGGTTGTTCGCGGCTTCGACCAGCAGGCGGCAGTTGATGCCCGCCTGGTTGTCGGCGCGGATCGCGTTCCCGATCGCCGCCGGGATCATGATGTCGACCCGATGGCTGAGCCAGGCGGGCTCCGGCTCGCAACGCGCGCCCGGCTTCAGACGTCGCCGGTCGACGCGGCCGAAGCGGTCGCGGATCGAGAGCAGGTGCGGGACATCGAGGCCGTTCTCGTCGACGATCGTTCCTTCGATGTCGGCCACCACACTGATGCGGACCCCGGCCCGGTCCAGGTAACGGGCTGCGGCACCCCCAACGTTGCCAAATCCCTGGAGCGCGACCGTCGCGCCCTTCAGCGGCAGCCCGAGCACCTCGGTCGCCTCGGTGGTGCATTCCGCGACCCCGTAGCCGGCGATCAGCTCGGTGATCGGGTTGCCTTCACTGGCAAGCGCCAGCGCCTGTTTGACGCGGCTGAGCCCGGCGCCGCCTTCGGACTTGAACCCGGCCTGGAGCGGATGGGTCAGCCCGGCCAGCTGGCAGGCCGCGATGATGTCGTCCTCGCGCGTGCCCAGGTCGGCCCCCGTTGCGTAGCGCTCGGCGATGAAGGGGCGGATGGCCTCGACGAAACCGCGCAGCACCGCGGGCGCCTGCGGAGACGCCGGATCGCAGTCGATTCCTGATTTCGCGCCGCCGTACGGGATGTCGAGGACGGCCATCTTGTGGGACATGATCCGGGCTAGCTGGGTGACCTCGTCGACCGTGACGCCTGGACGCATGCGGATGCCACCGGAGCACATCCCGCCAACCAGCCGATCGATGACGAACCATCCGCGGGCGCCGGTCGCCGGATCGTGCCATTCACTGACGAGGTAGGGCGTCAGCGGCGGCACGCTCAGAAGACGCGACCCCCGAGAGGAACGTCGAGGCTTGGCTCGAGCAGGACCACGGCGCCGTCCGGATCGGGCACGCCCAGGACCAGCACCTCGGAACGCACCGGACCGATCTGCCGCGGGGGAAAGTTGAGCACGGCGATGACCAGCTTGCCGCGCAGTTCGTCCGGCGTGTAGTGCGCCGTCAGCTGGGCGCTGGACCGCCGGATGCCGAGCGGGCCAAAATCGATGCGAAGCTTGTAGGCCGGCTTGCGGGCTTCCGGAAAGGGCTCGGCCAGAAGGACCCGGCCGACGCGCATGTCGACCCGCTCGAAGTCGGAGAGATCAATGGTGGTCGCCTCGCCCAACATGCCTAGTGTAGTGTGCCCAAGGTATGCCGCTCACGCCGCAGGAGATGCGAGCGCTTTATCCGATCACGCGCCGCTACGCATATCTCGATCACGCGTCCATCGCCCCGCTGGCGACGCCGGTCCGCTCCACGATGGACGTGTTCCTCGGCCGCATGACGGAGGAACCCTTCGACCTGGCGCACTGGGCGCGGTTTCGCACTCAGGTGCGCGGCCGGGTCGCGGAGTTGCTGGCGGTCGGGCCGGAATCGATCACGTTTACGAAGAACACGACCGCCGGGCTTGGTCTCGTCGCGGCCGGCCTCGACTGGGAGACAGGTGACAACATCGTGGGCGTCGATGGGGAATTTCCGGCCAATATCTACCCGTGGATGGGCCTCAAGCGAAAAGGTGTCGACCTGCGCCTCTACCGTCCCGCGCACGGCCGGATCGACGTCAAGGCCCTGGTGCGGCTCTGCGATCAGCGGACTCGCGTGCTCGCCATCAGCGCAGTCCAGTTCTGGAGCGGGTTTCGGACCGACCTCGGAGCCCTCGGTGCGGCGCTCAAAGGCCGCGACGTCTTGCTCGTGGTGGACGCGATCCAGGCGGTCGGTGCTATGCGCCTGGACCTCTCGGCGACGCCCGTTGACTTCCTGTGCGCGGGTGCGCAGAAATGGCTGCTGGGCCCCATCGGCGTGGGCTTCGCCTACGTGGGACCGCGGATGCTGGAGCGACTCAGCCCGGTCACGATCGGCACCGACAGCGTGGTCCGTGACGAGGAGTACTTCGACTATGACATCACGCTGAAGCCGGACGCCCGCCGCTTCGAAGAGGCGGCGCCCAATTATCCAGGCATTCTCGGGATGGGCGCGGCGGTCAATCTCCTGCTGCGGGCCAGCCCGCCGACGGTGGAAGACGTCGTCCTTCGGCTCGCCGATCGGTTGCGCGACGAGCTCCCGCGCCGGGGTTATGAGCTGGTGCTGAAACCTACGCTGCCATCCGAACGTTGTGGCATTGTGTCGTTCCGCCACCCCCGGATGGTCCCGGCCGAGCTGCATACTCGCTTACGCGAGGCCGGCGTCATCCTTTCACTGCGCAGTGATTTCCTGCGCGCCTCGCCCCACTACTACAACAGCGACGAGGATCTCAATCGCCTGCTGGAGGCGCTCCCGCAGTGACCTTCTGGCAGGAGGCCAAGCGCGAGCTTGGGCGGGAAACGCAGCCGGTCGACACCATCGTGCGCTTGATCATCCTTGAACGCGCCATCCGCGGCACGCTGGTCTTCATCCTGGGGATCGCGCTGCTGACCCGGAGCCGCAGTGTGGTGTCGCTGGTTCGCCAGTGGGTGGCCGAGCTCGACGTCAACCCTGAGCGGCGATTGATTCCTCGGCTCCTGAGCACCATCCTTCGTCCTATCGGCGGGTTTTCCTCGCGGACCGTGCTGCTCATCGGGATCGGTGCGGTCCTCTTCGGGGTCCTGGAGCTGACGGAAGCGGTCGGGCTGGCGCGGCGACGCCGTTGGGCCGAGTACCTCACGGTGATCGCCGGTTGCATCGGCATCCCCCTGGAGGTGAGCGAGGTGCTCAACCGACAGACGCCGGTGCGCATCGGCATCTTGCTGATCAACGTCGCGATCGTGATCTACCTCGCGTGGCAGAAGCATCTCTTCGGTTTGCGCGGCGGCGTGGCCACCGAGACCGAGACGAGCTAGCGGCTCGAGGCTTACCCGGTCAGGGGGATGCCGACGCCCGACACGCCTAGCGGCTCGGCGTGGCGGGTCAGCATGCCGACCACGAAGCCCAGCACGCGGTCGGCGGACGGCCCGGCCGAGATGGTGGCGAGCAGCGTCGGCTCTGGGTTCTTGAAGGCGCCCAGCAGGCCGGCCCTGGCAGCGCGACTGAAGCTGGGCGTTCCGGCCGGTACGAAGGTCACGCGGATCTTCGTGTAGCGATCGCCGGCGTGCACCAGCGTGAAGGGCGCCAACTTCTGGATCTGCCAGGCGCGGATCTCTTCATTCTTGAGGCGACGCTTCAGGGTGGCGATGAATTTCTTGCCGCCCGGATCGTGGTCGGCATAGATGGCGACCTGCACGCCCACATGATACCGAGTGGCGCGACCCGCCGACGAACGGGTCAGGGATTACCCAGGTTCTCGAAGAAGCGCCGCATGGCCGCCCGGACCGGTTGCGGTTCGCGAGGTTTGTCGGTGGGCGATGGGGCGGCCTGCCCACGGGTGGCCCGTAGCTCAGCCCGGTTCTGCTGCCAGACGACCCAGACGCGCTGGACCGCGGTGAAGTTGGTACCCACCGCCAGGATGAGTAGTGCGAGCGTCAATGGCGTCCAGGACCCGACCTTGAGGCCGAACGACTCGAGCAGCAGGCCCGCCACGATGATGACGACTCGCTCGGGTCGGGCAAGGATGCCCACGTCGCAGGTGAAGCCCAGGCTTTGCGCTCGCGCCCGCACGTAGCTGACGAGGAATGAGCCGGCCAGAGCGATCAAGACGATGATCGGCTGCAGCCCGTCGTGCTGTCGCAGGAAGTAGATCAAGATTCCCAGGTAGACGACGCCTTCGGAATAGCGGTCGACGGTGGAGTCGAGGAAGGCGCCGTAGCGGTAGACCTTGCCTGCGGCGCGGGCGAGGGCGCCATCGAAGACATCGAAGAAACCGGCGACGGTGAGCACCAGGCCGCCCAGCAGCAACTGATTGATGGCGACGAGGAAGGCGCCTGCGCCGGTGATGACCAGGCCGAAGAGCGTCAGCATGTTCGGCGTGATCGGCGATTCGCGGAAGACGCTGACGAAGCGCTCCGCCCAGCGGCGTACCCATGCCTGGAATTTCTGGGTAAACATCAGCGCGGACTCAGACTCGGCTCGAGACGCGCCGATGGCGCCGGTTGCGCGTGGTCGAGCGCCTGGCGATAGACGTCCGTGACCTCGTCGATGATGCGCTCCCAGTCGTAGCGGCGTGCCTTCTGAAGTCCGGCCTGGCCCATCTCCTGGCGGAGTGCTGGATTGTTGATCAGCGTCTGCAGGGCGTAGGACAGTTGGCGGCGGCTCTTGCGCTCGACCAGCAGCCCGTCTCGGCCGTGGGTGACGACCTCACGGAAGCCGTCGATGCTGGTGGCGACGATCGGCTTGCCCGACGCCATCGCCTCCAGCAGGACGATACCGAAGCTCTCATCGCCGGTCGCCGGTGAGCAGAAGATGTCGCAACTGGCGTAGTAACGCGGCAGGTCGGACGCGGGCACGTAGCCGGCCATCACGACATCATCGAGCTGCTTACGGGCCAGGAAGTTGCCGTACCAGCGTCGCAGCGGCCCGTCGCCGACGATGATGAGGCGCAGGTTCGGGTACTGCGGCTTGAGCTGAGCGAAGGCGCGCAACAGGTAACCGAGGCCCTTGCGGTACTCCAGCCGGCCGACGAAGAGCAGATTGCACATGCCGTCACGCAGCTCGGGGTAGGGGGCCTGGTTCTGGAAGCGCTTGACGTCGATCCCGTTCGGGATGACGCGATAATCGCCCGGAAAATACTGGCGCACGAACTCGCGGGCCGGATTCGAGACGGCGATCCGCGCATGAAGCCGCCGGACATAGCGCTTCAGCAGCGGCTTGCCGTAGTAATAGCCGATGTTGGAGCGGGCGAAGGCGTGAAAGGTCCCGATATTGATCGTCTTCGAGAACCGCAGTGCGGTAACCGGCAACACCGGCATCAGCGGCTCGTGGTAGTGAAGGACATCGAAGCCGCCGTCTCGGACATAATGTTTGATCTTGTTGGTGAGATGCAGGCTGACGGTGATGCGGGCCACGGAACCGTGCATGGGGATGGGGAAGGGCCGGCCGACGCGAATGAAGTCGCTGTCACGATCCGCAAGCTCCTTGTCCGAGCAGGGCGCAAACACGGTGACGTCATGACCACGTCGCCTTAGTCCGGCCGCGAGATATCGGACGTGCTCGGTGACCCCACCCGGATGTGCGTAGTCATAGGCCGACACGAGGCCGACCTTCATCAGCGACTTCCCCTCACTTCCCTAGCCTCGGGCGAAAGCTCGAACGGCGGACCGCCCCATGCGGGCCCAGTTGCGGCCGATGCGCCGGAACTTCAGCTGGGCGATACGACGATGCGTCACGAAATCCCAGTACTCCCCGAATGCCTTCGTCTGGCTTGCCAGGAGGGCCTTCTTCACGTCCTGTGCGCTCTTGCCGGGGAAGGTCGTGAACCCGGTGCCGATTCCCTGGAGGTGGTGGCTGTCGGAGCAGCCGACCTCCGGAAGGTGGAAGCGGCTCTTGTTCAGGCGATCGATCTTCGCGGCGCAGGTCCGACCGGCGACGGAAGGGTTGAAGGTCTCCACCGCATCGAAGTAGATGTCAGGTGACGGATGCTTCATGATGCCGTCGAACGAGCGAAATCCAATGCTCCGGGTAAGCATGGAGAAGGGGTGGACCGCGATCGCCAGCCCGCCCTGCTCGTGGATCTTGCCGATCGTCCAATCGAGCGGACGCCACATGGGGATGGGCTTGTCGATGAAGAGCGCCAGCAGGTGCCCGTGCAGCGTGGTGATCTCGCAGCCG is a genomic window containing:
- a CDS encoding Glu/Leu/Phe/Val dehydrogenase dimerization domain-containing protein, whose product is MPPLTPYLVSEWHDPATGARGWFVIDRLVGGMCSGGIRMRPGVTVDEVTQLARIMSHKMAVLDIPYGGAKSGIDCDPASPQAPAVLRGFVEAIRPFIAERYATGADLGTREDDIIAACQLAGLTHPLQAGFKSEGGAGLSRVKQALALASEGNPITELIAGYGVAECTTEATEVLGLPLKGATVALQGFGNVGGAAARYLDRAGVRISVVADIEGTIVDENGLDVPHLLSIRDRFGRVDRRRLKPGARCEPEPAWLSHRVDIMIPAAIGNAIRADNQAGINCRLLVEAANNPVTADAEAQLERRGITILPDFVANAAAAFLFCGLLEKRLEPNLDSIFTVTSRQLRSTTRELLERARREGVSNRRAAEEIAEARLRAHRP
- a CDS encoding tRNA-binding protein, coding for MLGEATTIDLSDFERVDMRVGRVLLAEPFPEARKPAYKLRIDFGPLGIRRSSAQLTAHYTPDELRGKLVIAVLNFPPRQIGPVRSEVLVLGVPDPDGAVVLLEPSLDVPLGGRVF
- a CDS encoding aminotransferase class V-fold PLP-dependent enzyme — protein: MPLTPQEMRALYPITRRYAYLDHASIAPLATPVRSTMDVFLGRMTEEPFDLAHWARFRTQVRGRVAELLAVGPESITFTKNTTAGLGLVAAGLDWETGDNIVGVDGEFPANIYPWMGLKRKGVDLRLYRPAHGRIDVKALVRLCDQRTRVLAISAVQFWSGFRTDLGALGAALKGRDVLLVVDAIQAVGAMRLDLSATPVDFLCAGAQKWLLGPIGVGFAYVGPRMLERLSPVTIGTDSVVRDEEYFDYDITLKPDARRFEEAAPNYPGILGMGAAVNLLLRASPPTVEDVVLRLADRLRDELPRRGYELVLKPTLPSERCGIVSFRHPRMVPAELHTRLREAGVILSLRSDFLRASPHYYNSDEDLNRLLEALPQ
- a CDS encoding DUF2127 domain-containing protein, whose product is MTFWQEAKRELGRETQPVDTIVRLIILERAIRGTLVFILGIALLTRSRSVVSLVRQWVAELDVNPERRLIPRLLSTILRPIGGFSSRTVLLIGIGAVLFGVLELTEAVGLARRRRWAEYLTVIAGCIGIPLEVSEVLNRQTPVRIGILLINVAIVIYLAWQKHLFGLRGGVATETETS
- a CDS encoding CDP-alcohol phosphatidyltransferase family protein, giving the protein MFTQKFQAWVRRWAERFVSVFRESPITPNMLTLFGLVITGAGAFLVAINQLLLGGLVLTVAGFFDVFDGALARAAGKVYRYGAFLDSTVDRYSEGVVYLGILIYFLRQHDGLQPIIVLIALAGSFLVSYVRARAQSLGFTCDVGILARPERVVIIVAGLLLESFGLKVGSWTPLTLALLILAVGTNFTAVQRVWVVWQQNRAELRATRGQAAPSPTDKPREPQPVRAAMRRFFENLGNP
- a CDS encoding glycosyltransferase family 4 protein, giving the protein MKVGLVSAYDYAHPGGVTEHVRYLAAGLRRRGHDVTVFAPCSDKELADRDSDFIRVGRPFPIPMHGSVARITVSLHLTNKIKHYVRDGGFDVLHYHEPLMPVLPVTALRFSKTINIGTFHAFARSNIGYYYGKPLLKRYVRRLHARIAVSNPAREFVRQYFPGDYRVIPNGIDVKRFQNQAPYPELRDGMCNLLFVGRLEYRKGLGYLLRAFAQLKPQYPNLRLIIVGDGPLRRWYGNFLARKQLDDVVMAGYVPASDLPRYYASCDIFCSPATGDESFGIVLLEAMASGKPIVATSIDGFREVVTHGRDGLLVERKSRRQLSYALQTLINNPALRQEMGQAGLQKARRYDWERIIDEVTDVYRQALDHAQPAPSARLEPSLSPR
- a CDS encoding PHP domain-containing protein; this encodes MGKADFHIHTSLNDGTATVREVLDYVRDRTDLDVMAITDHDRLTGSYQALEMANEYRFEVVSGCEITTLHGHLLALFIDKPIPMWRPLDWTIGKIHEQGGLAIAVHPFSMLTRSIGFRSFDGIMKHPSPDIYFDAVETFNPSVAGRTCAAKIDRLNKSRFHLPEVGCSDSHHLQGIGTGFTTFPGKSAQDVKKALLASQTKAFGEYWDFVTHRRIAQLKFRRIGRNWARMGRSAVRAFARG